A window of Coregonus clupeaformis isolate EN_2021a chromosome 28, ASM2061545v1, whole genome shotgun sequence contains these coding sequences:
- the LOC121543443 gene encoding angiopoietin-4-like translates to MWIRIFFCGLVVCLICLTDQTQGQKPPLVVQRIDCTQIKILSPRATSGVYVIQPAGVTSPFKVYCEMLADGGWTVFQMRTGAEVLFNKTWAEYKQGFGHLQKDHWLGLSKVFALTKGGKGRRSTMRVDLWDFEKGTAFAEYSDFRLGTEKEAYKLNVGAYRGNAGDAIRGKYAGIDQNGFGFSTTDKDNDGCSPCILFFDIAVSACSFLEGGGWWYSRCGSASLNGDWHPAGEHNDWISGLKWPTWRGPVPYSVRASRMMIKSVWEKVIIAN, encoded by the exons ATGTGGATTAGGATATTTTTTTGTGGACTGGTGGTCTGTCTCATCTGCCTCACTGACCAGACTCAG GGCCAGAAACCACCTTTAGTTGTTCAAA GGATAGATTGCACACAAATCAAAATTCTCTCCCCCCGAGCCACCAGTGGAGTGTATGTCATTCAGCCTGCAGGAGTCACATCCCCCTTTAAG GTGTATTGTGAGATGCTGGCGGACGGAGGCTGGACAGTCTTTCAAATGCGCACCGGGGCAGAGGTTCTTTTCAACAAGACGTGGGCTGAATACAAACAAGGCTTTGGGCATTTACAGA AGGACCACTGGCTGGGTCTGAGTAAGGTGTTTGCTCTAACCAAGGGGGGCAAGGGGCGGAGATCGACTATGAGGGTCGACCTGTGGGACTTTGAAAAGGGCACTGCATTCGCTGAGTACAGTGACTTCCGTCTGGGCACGGAGAAGGAGGCCTACAAGCTGAACGTTGGAGCCTACAGGGGCAATGCAG GTGATGCCATTCGTGGGAAATACGCCGGCATTGACCAGAATGGTTTTGGCTTCAGCACAACCGACAAGGACAATGATGGCTGCTCGCCCTGCATCTTATTTTTCGACATCGCCGTGAGCGCGTGCAGCTTCTTggaaggaggagggtggtggtacAGCCGCTGTGGCTCCGCCAGCCTGAACGGTGACTGGCACCCCGCCGGCGAACACAACGACTGGATCTCCGGCCTCAAATGGCCGACCTGGAGAGGACCTGTCCCGTACTCGGTCCGAGCCAGCCGCATGATGATCAAGTCTGTTTGGGAGAAGGTTATTATAGCAAACTAA